A stretch of Ferribacterium limneticum DNA encodes these proteins:
- a CDS encoding putative bifunctional diguanylate cyclase/phosphodiesterase, with protein MQSSLMYPQTTNAASDWIVDNTHLLDFVLNEAGGFVYAIDATTHEILYANGSVVRTFGNVVGKTCFHALQRGRDEICPGCPEMPPPEQPESDELVEWENTNSINQRTYLLNGRYLRWPDGRRIRLQVGIDITRQKALESAVDEERRASLETFEMLTNATIEGLIIYDEDRRCVRVNQVAPQILGYSADEMLGKSAFDFIAPQSRDHVHRVIKNADQAPYEAQMLRRDGSVFWAILRGRDLSLAGRKIRVSAILDISQIKEKEAEISHLAYYDALTELPNRRYLNEQLGHALNAARRSGNYGGLLFIDLDHFKTINDTRGHAVGDKVLIEAARRIRQYTRDADYVSRFGGDEFVVLLENLSSAESEATQKAYQAARKILDALAVPYLIDTYDYRLTGSIGIALFNGSSGSNEDLLRYADAAMYTAKDAGRNSVRFFDPVLQQQAEAKALLISRLRRAIEEEKLQLYAQPQIGSTGGRKVYGVELLARWPDAEQGMIPPGIFIPAAEESGLILPLGQWVLHQAVRQLKAWENDPERKNWRISINVSVRQFEDGDCVAGITELLERYRFRPELLCLELTESVLLQHTKEILHKFSRLRELGFHLSIDDFGTGYSSLAYLKRLPITELKIDRSFVHEMTIDSSNAILVQTMIAIGQQFGLDVVAEGVETEAQYERLLAMGCTQFQGYLFGRPTPVGD; from the coding sequence ATGCAGTCATCGCTTATGTACCCGCAGACTACCAACGCCGCTTCCGACTGGATTGTCGATAACACCCACCTGCTCGATTTCGTCCTGAACGAAGCGGGCGGCTTTGTTTACGCCATCGACGCGACGACTCACGAAATCCTTTATGCCAACGGCAGCGTCGTTCGCACTTTCGGTAACGTGGTCGGCAAAACCTGCTTTCACGCACTTCAACGCGGGCGCGACGAGATCTGCCCGGGTTGTCCGGAAATGCCCCCTCCCGAGCAGCCCGAGAGCGATGAGCTGGTTGAATGGGAGAACACCAACAGCATCAACCAGCGGACCTATCTGCTGAATGGCCGTTACCTTCGCTGGCCCGACGGTCGTCGGATTCGCCTTCAGGTTGGTATCGACATCACTCGCCAGAAGGCGCTCGAATCGGCCGTCGACGAGGAACGCCGGGCGTCGCTGGAAACCTTCGAGATGCTGACCAATGCGACCATCGAAGGGCTGATCATCTATGACGAGGATCGCCGTTGCGTGCGGGTCAATCAGGTGGCGCCGCAAATCCTGGGCTACAGCGCCGACGAAATGCTCGGCAAGAGCGCGTTCGATTTCATCGCCCCCCAGTCGCGCGATCACGTCCATCGCGTCATCAAGAATGCTGACCAGGCCCCCTATGAAGCGCAGATGCTGCGCCGGGACGGTTCCGTATTCTGGGCCATCCTGCGCGGCCGCGACCTGAGCCTGGCCGGCCGTAAAATTCGCGTTTCTGCCATTCTGGATATTTCCCAAATCAAGGAAAAGGAAGCCGAGATCAGCCACTTGGCCTACTACGACGCGCTGACCGAGCTGCCCAACCGGCGCTATCTGAACGAACAACTTGGCCACGCCTTGAACGCCGCCCGGCGAAGCGGAAATTATGGCGGACTGTTGTTTATCGATCTCGATCATTTCAAGACCATCAACGACACCCGTGGCCATGCCGTCGGCGACAAGGTGCTGATCGAAGCCGCGCGACGAATCAGGCAGTACACGCGCGATGCCGACTACGTCAGCCGCTTCGGCGGCGACGAATTCGTCGTGCTGCTGGAAAACCTCTCCTCCGCTGAAAGCGAAGCCACGCAAAAGGCGTATCAGGCTGCCCGCAAAATTCTCGATGCGCTGGCGGTCCCTTACCTGATCGATACCTACGACTACCGGCTCACCGGCAGCATCGGCATTGCCCTGTTCAACGGTTCCTCGGGTTCCAACGAGGATTTGTTGCGCTATGCCGATGCCGCGATGTACACGGCCAAGGATGCCGGACGCAACAGCGTGCGTTTCTTTGACCCGGTGCTGCAACAACAGGCGGAAGCCAAGGCACTGCTGATCAGCCGTCTGCGGCGTGCCATTGAAGAAGAAAAGCTTCAGCTCTACGCCCAGCCGCAAATTGGCTCCACCGGTGGCCGGAAGGTTTACGGCGTCGAATTGCTGGCCCGCTGGCCGGATGCCGAGCAAGGCATGATTCCGCCCGGCATTTTTATTCCGGCGGCAGAGGAAAGCGGCCTGATCCTCCCGCTTGGGCAATGGGTGCTGCATCAGGCCGTCCGCCAGCTGAAAGCCTGGGAAAACGATCCGGAGCGAAAAAACTGGCGCATTTCGATCAATGTCAGCGTTCGCCAGTTCGAAGACGGCGACTGTGTGGCAGGCATTACCGAACTGCTCGAACGCTACCGCTTCCGACCCGAGCTGCTTTGCCTTGAACTGACCGAGAGCGTCCTGCTGCAACACACCAAGGAGATACTCCACAAGTTCTCGCGCTTGCGCGAACTGGGTTTCCACCTTTCGATCGATGATTTCGGCACCGGCTATTCCTCACTCGCCTACCTGAAGCGGCTGCCGATCACCGAACTGAAAATTGACCGCTCTTTCGTCCATGAAATGACGATCGACAGCAGCAATGCGATTCTGGTCCAGACCATGATCGCCATCGGCCAGCAGTTCGGTCTCGACGTAGTGGCCGAAGGGGTCGAAACCGAGGCCCAGTACGAACGCCTGCTGGCAATGGGGTGTACGCAATTCCAGGGTTACCTTTTCGGGCGCCCGACCCCGGTCGGCGACTGA